A genomic stretch from Arachis stenosperma cultivar V10309 chromosome 3, arast.V10309.gnm1.PFL2, whole genome shotgun sequence includes:
- the LOC130969288 gene encoding glycerophosphodiester phosphodiesterase GDPDL3-like, with protein MWSSSSLQQPLLLQLLVVQSLLVAVVLAQRSTTPAWNTLTGNRPLVVARGGFSGLFPDSTSLAYQFALSTSVSDVLLWCDVQLTKDGFGLCLADVKIDNDTDIANFYPNKSTTYSVNGVRSTGYFSVDYTSDQLTNVSVVQGIYSRTNLYDGLPMQTVDDIAAISKPQPGIWLNIQHDAFFSQHKLSMRSFVLAASKRVVISYISSPEVGFLRSITSRLPKVTKLVFRFMGQDVVEPSTNQTYGSLLKNLTFIKTFASGILVPKGYIWPVDSGLYLQPHTSLVSDAHKAGLEVFASDFANDNLISYNYSYDPLAEYLQFIDNGDFSVDGVLSDFPITPSEAVDCFAHLGTNATKKVNTLVISKYGASGDYPACTDLAYTKAISDGVDILDCPVQLSKDGVPFCLSSIDLIETTNAAQSTFSTLATTIPEIKSGNGIFTFSLTWDNIKSLTPSILNPYTNYSLKRNPKNRNAGEFVTLSDFLSLAKNQTSLSGVMIIVENAAYLAKKQGLGVIDSVMNALSKAGYDKPGPQKVMIRSTSSSVLLKFKEKTNYELVYEVDETISNADNAAIADIKSFASSVVINKDSVFPQDVLFLTGTTKTVSKLKSSNLSVFVETFSNEFLSQAWDFFSDATEEINSYVTGAEIDGVITDFPKTANRYRRNKCLNLGNKTPPYMAPAQPGALFQAIPPGAAPPAPAPVPPLTVSEVIEPPLPAVSKISPSPAPAGTKTGGQGNAQSRVTICAALLSFPVLLASLLLI; from the exons ATGTGGAGCTCAAGTTCTTTGCAGCAACCGTTgcttctccaacttcttgttgTTCAGTCGCTTCTTGTAGCTGTGGTTTTAGCTCAGAGATCCACCACACCCGCGTGGAACACACTCACTG GAAATCGTCCGTTGGTCGTAGCGCGAGGTGGTTTTTCAGGGCTATTTCCTGATTCCACAAGCCTTGCCTACCAGTTTGCATTATCAACCAGTGTATCTGATGTCCTTCTGTGGTGTGATGTGCAATTAACAAAAGATGGATTCGGCCTTTGCCTTGCAGATGTCAAGATTGATAATGATACTGACATTGCGAACTTTTACCCAAACAAGAGTACTACTTACTCAGTAAATGGTGTCCGCTCCACTGGCTACTTTTCCGTGGATTATACATCAGATCAGCTAACCAATGTCTCTG TGGTTCAGGGAATATATTCTCGAACTAATCTGTATGATGGCTTGCCAATGCAAACTGTTGACGATATAGCTGCGATATCAAAACCACAACCAGGCATATGGCTGAATATTCAG CATGATGCATTCTTTTCGCAACACAAGTTGAGTATGAGAAGCTTTGTACTTGCAGCTTCTAAAAGGGTAGTTATCAGTTATATCTCATCACCGGAGGTTGGCTTTTTGAGAAGTATAACATCACGGCTCCCGAAAGTAACGAAGTTGGTATTCAGGTTCATGGGACAGGATGTTGTAGAACCATCAACTAATCAAACTTATGGTTCACTCTTAAAGAATCTTACGTTTATCAAGACATTTGCTTCTGGAATTCTTGTTCCCAAGGGATACATATGGCCCGTAGATTCAGGCCTTTATCTGCAGCCTCATACCTCATTGGTCTCAGATGCACATAAAGCAGGGCTGGAAGTTTTTGCATCTGATTTTGCAAATGATAATCTAATTAGCTATAATTACAGTTATGATCCTCTTGCTGAGTACCTCCAATTCATCGACAATGGTGACTTCTCTGTTGATGGTGTGCTATCTGACTTCCCCATAACACCATCCGAAGCTGTTg ATTGCTTTGCACATCTAGGAACCAATGCCACAAAAAAAG TTAACACTTTGGTTATCTCAAAATATGGAGCAAGTGGAGATTATCCTGCTTGTACCGACTTAGCTTATACAAAAGCCATATCAGATGGTGTGGATATTCTCGACTGTCCAGTTCAATTGTCTAAAGATGGAGTACCATTTTGCTTGAGTTCCATTGATCTTATAGAGACTACTAATGCCGCTCAGTCAACCTTCAGCACACTTGCCACAACTATCCCAGAGATTAAGTCTGGCAATGGCATATTTACATTCAGCTTGACTTGGGATAACATAAAAAGCCTGACCC CCTCAATATTGAACCCCTATACCAATTATTCATTGAAAAGAAATCCAAAGAATAGGAATGCTGGGGAATTTGTAACATTATCGGATTTCCTATCCTTGGCCAAAAACCAGACTTCTCTGTCAGGTGTCATGATCATTGTTGAG AATGCAGCATATCTGGCAAAGAAGCAGGGGTTAGGTGTGATTGATTCAGTCATGAATGCTTTGAGCAAAGCAGGTTATGATAAACCGGGACCACAGAAAGTTATGATTCGATCCACTAGTAGCTCTGTACTACTGAAGTTCAAGGAGAAGACCAATTATGAGCTTGTCTACGAGGTTGATGAGACTATCAGCAATGCAGATAATGCCGCCATTGCGGATATAAAAAGCTTTGCAAGTTCTGTGGTTATCAACAAGGATTCTGTATTTCCTCAGGATGTTCTCTTCTTGACAGGCACTACAAAGACTGTGTCAAAACTAAAATCTTCTAACCTCTCGGTTTTCGTGGAAACATTCAGCAATGAGTTTCTTTCTCAGGCATGGGATTTCTTCTCAGATGCAACTGAGGAGATCAACTCATATGTTACAGGAGCAGAAATTGATGGTGTCATCACAGACTTCCCAAAAACTGCAAATAGATACAGAA GGAACAAGTGCTTAAATTTGGGTAACAAGACACCTCCTTACATGGCACCTGCTCAACCAGGTGCTCTTTTTCAAGCCATTCCGCCCGGCGCAGCACCACCGGCTCCTGCACCGGTTCCACCTTTAACAGTCTCTGAAGTGATAGAGCCACCACTGCCCGCAGTTTCCAAAATATCCCCATCTCCGGCTCCTGCCGGAACCAAGACAGGAGGCCAGGGGAATGCACAGTCCAGGGTCACCATCTGCGCCGCCTTGTTAAGTTTCCCCGTGCTACTAGCTTCCCTTCTTTTGATTTGA